The Moorena producens PAL-8-15-08-1 genomic interval TGAGGTTAATTTTCCTAATGCTGATTGAGTAACTTGGCTATTTAGTTGTTGTCTGGCTTGAAACCGTCTAAATTCGGATTCTTTATCTTCAATAAATTTTTGGTTTAAATAGTAATAAAAATAGTTATGGAATAGGTCTAAGCTATGGGTAATTTGTTCTGCTTGTTCTATAGTATCAGTAGTAGTTATTTTGAGTTGACTGGCATTTTCGGATTTTAACCACATCCTATTAGCCAGAGGAAATAGAGGAGAATTGATCTCTAAGGTTAACTCTGGCTTTCCTAAATAGTCAACTTCTCCTTCTCTAATCTCTACCCAAATGATTTGTTCACTAAAGGATTGAATAATTTGTTTATCTTCTAGGGAAAAGTATGAAGAAAAATCAGGATTGATAATTTTGATGACATTATTTAAAGGCATCTGGTTAATACTTGTTCCTAAATGCCGGATCCAGCTTTCTAGGATGGCAATCCCTTGAGGCTCTTTTTGAGAGATTTGTTTCACCAAATCTTGTATGGCTACAGATTCTAATTCTGCCCCTTCTATGGCGACCGCTAAAAGGGCTTGACCAGAAGAATCTAAACAATGACCAAATAAACCTTGTCCTTTTTCTACAGTAAATAGATAATGACGATTTCCGTCTGGTTCATTATTCTTCATTTCTGTGGCAAATACAGAGACTTGTCCAGAAACCACCATCCAAACAATTTCAGGGTTATTAAGTATTAGTGGTTGATTACCTTGAATTTTGCGGGATTGTTGGCTATACATAACAGCGGTTTGCAATTGGGTGAGGTACAAATTATTGGGTTTTAGGGAACAGGGAACAGGGAACAGGGAACAGACAAGAGGGAACAGGGAACAGGGAACAGGGAACAGGGAGCAGGGAGCAGGGAGCAGGGAGCAGGGAGCAGGGAACAGGGAAAAAATCCGGCGTTGCTGATTATGAGTATGGTTTCGCCCCCCTAGCCCCCCAATTCTGGGGGGAACAAAACTCTCAAGCGATGCAGCGCGGTCTTGGGGGTTTCCCCCATGAGCGACTGCATCAAGACAAGTCCCCCAGAATTGGGGGATTTAGGGGGCTTTAATAAAACCAGATGATCGCGCATTCATTCCTTAATTCAGCAACGCCTAAAATCCTGTGTACCTTATAGTTATGAAAAACGCTATAAATTTTTAAAATGTGTTTTATAGAGGATTGATAGGGTGTATTGGAAGAGATAAGACGTTGATCTGTCATTTTTTTCTATTTCAGATTGGATTACCACTCAATGACTACTGATCAGGTGTTGATAGGTTCCTGTTTCTTGGCGTAATTGTTCATGGGTTCCCCGTTGAACAACGTTTCCTCTATCCAGGACAATAATTTCATCACAATCTCGAATGGTACTGAGGCGATGAGCAACGACAATGCAGGAACACCCACGCCGTCGTAAATTACGGTCAATGATTAATTCTGTTTCTGCATCTAAAGCACTGGTTGCCTCATCTAAGACGAGAATGGTAGGATTTCTCACTAAAGCGCGAGCAATTTCAAGGCGTTGTCGTTGTCCACCACTGAGATTTGCTCCCCCTTCACTCAGTGGAGCATCATATCCTTTTGGCTGAAACAGGATTGATTCGTGAATGGCGGCATCAGTGGCAGATTTAACTAAATCTGATTCAGGAATGGTGGTATCCCAAAGGGTTAAATTATCTCGAATTGTACCCGCAAAAAGAAAAATATCCTGTTCAACCATTGCTAAGGAATTAGCAAGAACAGCACGAGGAATTTGATTGCGAGGAATACCATCAAAAAGGATTTCCCCCTCCCAAGGAACATATAATCCACAGGCTAATTTAGCAATGGTTGATTTTCCTGAACCACTACTACCGACTAAAGCAATTCTTTGCCCCGGTTTGATAATTAAATTAAAGTCTTCAATCAGGGGAGATTCTAAGCGATTATACCCAAAATTGATGTTACGAAATTCTACATGACCCTGTAATTTAAAGGAGTCGGAAGTTAGACTATAATTGTTGGTAAGACTGGCCAACTGATTGGGCTGACGGATGGCTTCTTGATCAATAGGATTTTGTAGCACATCATCAAGGCGATTAATATCAGCTTCTAATTCTTGTAAGGTACTCCCAAAATTAATCAGTTCATTAATGGGTTTGAGAAAGCTAGCGGTTAAAAGTTGATAGGCAATTAGCATTCCAATGGTTAGTTCTCCCTTGATAACCCGTAAGCCTCCGATTAGCAAGATAGAGGCTGTAGCTAAGGCGGTTAAGAGATTGGGAAGTGCATTGAGGATTTGTGTTTGTAACCCTAATTTTTGTTGAGCGTTTAAGGCTTTAGTATAATAACCGGCAAATCGAGTAAACAGATCTGATTCGAGTCCAGATGCCTTAATGGTTTCAATTGATTGAATGCCACCAATCGCTGTACCAGCTACTTTTCCATATTCCTGGGCTAAACTAATATTGGCATCTGTCCGATTACGAGATAAGTATTGAAGGGCTATAAAGTTAAAGCTGGCAAATAGAATCGTGATCGTGGTTAAGAGTATATCATACGTAAACATTAATAGGGCATAAAGCCCCATCATGATCACATCAATAACAGTGGTTGCTAGACGGCCAGAAATTACGTCTGCTACCCGATCATTGAGTTGAGCGCGATCGCTAATTTCACCCGAAAACCGTTGAGCATAAAATCCTACAGGTAAGCGTAAAATATGCCAAACAAATTGTCCTGACATACTAACCGAAAGTTTGACTAAAAGTCGGCGTAATACTTTTAATTGCAGACGGGCAAGAAGTCCCTGAACAATTGCAGTAATCACCATAGCCAATAACATCGGTCTCAGCCAGTCTTGATAATCTTCTATTAAAATTTTATCCACAAAGACTTGGCTAAATATAGGGATTATCAACCGAGGACAGGTTAGAATTAATCCTACTAATATGGAGAATAAAATTGAGTTTTTAGAGGTTTGTAAACGATTCTTTAAAGAAGAAAATATACTTGTTTTTTTTCCTATTTTTTTAAAATCTGGGCCAGGTTCCATCACTAGAACTATTCCAGTGTAACCTTGGCTAAATTCTTCTAACGATAGTTTACGGGGACCCGTTTCTGGATCATTGAGGTAAACACAATTTTTGCCAAACCCTTCGACAACTAAAAAATGACAAAATTCCCAAAATATGATAAAGGGCGGATTTAAAGTTTTTAAGTTTTCTAATGACTTTTTAAACCCTTTAGCAGTCAAACCATAGGTTCTTGCTGCTTTAAGCACACTAGAGGCTTTACTGCCATCCCGTGATACACCACATACTTTTCTTAATTCAGGAAGGGGAACAAAGCAGTGATAATAACCCAAAATAATGCCTAATGATGCTGCTCCGCACTCTACTTCTTCCATTTGTATGAGGGTAGGGGTGCGAACACGCTTGCTTATTTTAGTATTGATACTTTGGGTTAGGGTTAACATAGTTAAGTTTTACTTTAATAATTACAGTAATAATTTTGAATACACTCTTTCTTCTTTAATAGATGTCAAGTAAGAGTACATATACTTTTTAACGAAGCGAATCATTAAGTGATTTTTTTGATTGACAAACCATATACCATTAGGAATATTAGCTTCTTTTTGACGTTTAATTGCTTCAATAAATAATGCTATTCCACGCCCCATTTTTTGCAAATCTTTTCTAACAAACATACAGTTGTAAGATATAGTATCCACTGCTACACGCTCTGTTAACATCCATCCTACTACTTCTCCTCGATACCGCAAGCCTAGACTATTTAATGATTCATTTTTTTTATCATATTTAAAAGGATTTAAGCCTTCTTCAATCCAACAATTTGCTTTCTGTGTTTGCTTAATAACCAGTTTTTCTTGAGTAGTAATTTCTTTCCAAGGAAAAATTTGCATATCTGAAGGAAGCAAATTTTCTTTATGGATAAAAGCAGATTGATAAATTTTTTTAAAATTTGAGGAATATATTAAATCAACATTGATTAGAGACCAATGGCATTTTTCAAACAAAGCTGCTAGTTTAGTAGATATTGACTTCTTTATTATATCCAGTTCATAAAAAAATTCTGCTTTTGTACAACCTCGAACTACTAACTCCTTCTCTAAGGATGTTAATAATAAAGTTCCAACTCCTTGACCACGGTGGGCAGAAGTTACAAAAAGAGAACGAATCTTGGCTAATCGATTATTTGGTAATATTTCAGCTACAATAAGACCAACTGGCTTATCTAAATAAGAAGCACCAATTGCAAGAAACGAGCTTTTTGATTTTAGCTCTCTGAGTTGGGCACGGAACTCCGGAAGACATAGATGTTGATAAAAAAATACTTCTCCATACTTATTAAGTATTTTAACTTTGTACATTATATAAATAAACGATCCTAAAAAAAACTTCATTGATAAACAATAAATAGTAAAAAATATCTCTGATTCGTAATTTATTTAAAATATTTTTTTATATTTCAAAATGTCTGGATTCTTAACTCTATTATGAAGTTAAGAGTCCAGACATTTTTAGCTAGACAACAAGGGAGCATCCCATTTTTGCCCATAACACTTTCAATTATACTTTGAAACCCTAGTATTCTCATGATTTTGAGCAATGGATTTGCCAAATTGGGATGCTCCTGACAACAATAGAATGAGGATTCATCTCTTTTATAATTTTAATTAAGTGACTAGGAAGTAAAAGTTTCAGAGTTGACTGATAAAAGTGTCTGAACTATCAATTATTATTAATTGTAACACTCCCTGGATTATATTTTTTACATTTGGATTTATTTTTCGCACCACCAGCTACACCTTCTAACTGAGCTTCAGATAGTTCAGTTTCTTGTTGCTCAAAATAAGCGAGACCTGATTCCATTTCTTGTTCAGTGATTTGATAACCCTGAGCAATGGCAATTTGAACCATGTCAGCCAGACTACCAGCTTCTTCGAGCTTTGCCCGTAATTCTTGATTAGTCTCTACTTCTTTCAATAAAGCTTTAGCATTTTCACTGAATTCAATAGTAGCTGTAGCAAATTCTAATTGCTGCTCTTGCATCACAGCCAAAAGCTCTTTTTTAGTGAAATCATAACCCTTACTAACTGCAATTGCTAGTACCTGTTCGGGGCCTTCTGCTGATTCCAATTGCGCTTTTAAAGACTGATCTGCTTCCGCAGCTTTGATTAAAGCCAATACTGATTCTCTGGACATTTTTTTTCTCCTTAAGTAAGTTCGGTAATTTGTTAGTTAAACCTACCAGTTTTATTAAAACAAGAAACTACTAATTAGTCAATACTTTTCTGGTAAATAAAAATAACTATAAATTAAGTAATTGATCGTTAAATTTATTATTTTTTTGAGAAAAACCACTCTATCCTTGGTGTTTATTACCAAGGATAGAGTGGTAGTATTACAATGTAAACGCTATGTGGTAAAGCTCGAAAAATTAATGTGATTGGTAAGCAAGAAATGAAGTATAATACTCAATTTTTAATACAGGTATTTTTGCTAGTTTAATTTCATCGAAAGTGTATTATAGAGGGGTGAAAAGCGCCCCCTATAGAAAGCTTTCACTGAGTTGACTAGTTCCTAAATAAGGAGATTACAAAAGGATTTAAAACCCCTGTTAAATAGCTAATTTATGTATAAATTTGGGATGCTCTCCTCCAAACATAAACAACAACTATCTAACTGAAGCCATCTGTAAATCTTTATTTTCTTCTACTGTTTTATCCTTATTTTCCTCTAGTAACCGAACTAGAGTATTACCAATCCTCAACATTTTTGTTTGAGTCTCCCGAATAATTTCCGGATTAACGTCACTATATTTCCATTTTTGCACTTCATGCTGCCGAACTTTTTCAAAAATATCTTCGTAAGGAAATCGTAGCTCGATTGGATCTTCTAAAGATATATTTTTACCTTCAATTGGTTTAATAATCCCATAAGGAGTGGGTATATATAATTTCTGAAAGCTGCGGTAATAGCCGCCAATATTAGCTGCATCCCAACTTCTAATTCCTTTTATCAAACCATAAAAATTTGAAGCCGCAACAGTTGTAAATAAATGAGCTAGAGGACTATAACCTGAATGGCACTGAATATTGTCTTCAGAAAAATCAAAATAATATTGTTGTGTTTCGGAAGGAAAGACAATTTCTAGTTGATAAATTATCTTCCAGTGACGATATTCCAAAAATAAATCTGACTTTTCTTTGATAAACTTGGGTAAATCGAAGCAAACTTCTGCCTTGATAACATCTTTCATCTCCGA includes:
- a CDS encoding Nif11-like leader peptide family RiPP precursor — encoded protein: MSRESVLALIKAAEADQSLKAQLESAEGPEQVLAIAVSKGYDFTKKELLAVMQEQQLEFATATIEFSENAKALLKEVETNQELRAKLEEAGSLADMVQIAIAQGYQITEQEMESGLAYFEQQETELSEAQLEGVAGGAKNKSKCKKYNPGSVTINNN
- a CDS encoding NHLP family bacteriocin export ABC transporter peptidase/permease/ATPase subunit, with amino-acid sequence MEEVECGAASLGIILGYYHCFVPLPELRKVCGVSRDGSKASSVLKAARTYGLTAKGFKKSLENLKTLNPPFIIFWEFCHFLVVEGFGKNCVYLNDPETGPRKLSLEEFSQGYTGIVLVMEPGPDFKKIGKKTSIFSSLKNRLQTSKNSILFSILVGLILTCPRLIIPIFSQVFVDKILIEDYQDWLRPMLLAMVITAIVQGLLARLQLKVLRRLLVKLSVSMSGQFVWHILRLPVGFYAQRFSGEISDRAQLNDRVADVISGRLATTVIDVIMMGLYALLMFTYDILLTTITILFASFNFIALQYLSRNRTDANISLAQEYGKVAGTAIGGIQSIETIKASGLESDLFTRFAGYYTKALNAQQKLGLQTQILNALPNLLTALATASILLIGGLRVIKGELTIGMLIAYQLLTASFLKPINELINFGSTLQELEADINRLDDVLQNPIDQEAIRQPNQLASLTNNYSLTSDSFKLQGHVEFRNINFGYNRLESPLIEDFNLIIKPGQRIALVGSSGSGKSTIAKLACGLYVPWEGEILFDGIPRNQIPRAVLANSLAMVEQDIFLFAGTIRDNLTLWDTTIPESDLVKSATDAAIHESILFQPKGYDAPLSEGGANLSGGQRQRLEIARALVRNPTILVLDEATSALDAETELIIDRNLRRRGCSCIVVAHRLSTIRDCDEIIVLDRGNVVQRGTHEQLRQETGTYQHLISSH
- a CDS encoding GNAT family N-acetyltransferase; its protein translation is MYKVKILNKYGEVFFYQHLCLPEFRAQLRELKSKSSFLAIGASYLDKPVGLIVAEILPNNRLAKIRSLFVTSAHRGQGVGTLLLTSLEKELVVRGCTKAEFFYELDIIKKSISTKLAALFEKCHWSLINVDLIYSSNFKKIYQSAFIHKENLLPSDMQIFPWKEITTQEKLVIKQTQKANCWIEEGLNPFKYDKKNESLNSLGLRYRGEVVGWMLTERVAVDTISYNCMFVRKDLQKMGRGIALFIEAIKRQKEANIPNGIWFVNQKNHLMIRFVKKYMYSYLTSIKEERVYSKLLL